From the genome of Brachionichthys hirsutus isolate HB-005 chromosome 9, CSIRO-AGI_Bhir_v1, whole genome shotgun sequence:
agtcGGCGAGCTTTACACGACGTACCTTGTCAGTCCTGCCGCCACGGACCGGCCTAGCGGTTTCACTAACAAAGCCACCGCGGCCACGTCCGCCCCGGCCACCGCGTGGCCCGCCGCGTCCGCGGCCTGGACGGCTCGCCTCTCCGAAATTGATCTCCAGCTTGGACGTAATGTCATTGGTCGATTTCCGGAAGTGAGGCACATCATCCAGCTGAATTACAATAGATTATTATTGAATGATATATTTTTACGTTTGATGTTGGTTCAGATACTGAGCAacgttaaaaacaataaaataaaaaacatgtacCTTAGGTTCATCGCCCTCGGGCTCAATCAGATCAATCTTCTTTTCCTGTGTTGGAGAAATGCAAGGCAACAAAAACATGAACGCAACATTTCCTCGCTGCATTTGGACCGATTCAGGCTTTAAGGCTCCAAAGTTTTACCCCAGAGAGATAAACAAAACATATTAAATTTGTGCTTGACTGATTTAAAACCATTTTATACATTAAAAATCTCTTTGGTATACTGAAACTGAAGTCTATTTCCGTCTTTAAGAAATTTGTTTCATCATGGCACCTTTTCCCTGAGAACCCAGTGCTGCTGGATTTATTAATTTTCTTATAAAGAACTGCAGTCATTTGAAGCGACGCCAAGGATCTGCCAGCCTGAGCAACTATAGCGCTTGCAGAGCAAAGTAGCTTGGACTCACCTCCGCCTTGGATTTGCGCAGCACAAATCCTTTGTTCCAATCATCATCTTCCTTGACTTTACGAATGTTGAACTCCACCTTGGTCCGCTCCTTGTCCTGCATGGCCTTCCATTCATCCAGAGTCATCTCCTTGGGGCCTTCGTCCTTCACTTCCTCAGCCTCGTTCTCCCTTCAACACAGACACAGTGCCACAACTTCGATGTTAATCAAAGTTTATACAGTTTATATTAATAGATTACTAAGAAGGATATCTACTGTATGCACTAGTGCTGAATTTTAGCAAAGGTGAAACCCAAACTAATTTTAGGTTATGAACGCTTTATCAATTACGCCAAAATCTGAACGTCAGCTCGCATAAAGGCAACGAATTAAAACTTACTTGTTCTCAGAGTCGCCTGGTGGATGTTCCTCTCCGTCGGGGTTCTCTTCAGTGACAGTCGATTGGTCAAGCTCACTATCGAGGACGATAAAAGGGTCAGACACCGACACacatttctacatttattttaccgaCTTACAAGGGAAGGAagaacattttctatttttaagtTTCCAACAGCAGATTCAACAATAATTATAGTAATAACACAAGTAATAACACTGACTAAAGATCCATGGAGTCCAGTCCATTAGCCTGCATTTGTTGGAGCCAAGGgtaaataataaacatttaatgaaaCTTTTACGGCGACATGAGCAAACAAACGGTCTCCGTGATACGTGCACGCATGAACTTACTTGAGTTCATCCTTGACAGTGCCCCAGTTGTGAGGTCCACTTCCACCACGCTTCTCTTCACCTTTCATACTACTGAAACAATATTGGCTTTAGCAAAGATCACAACACTCAGAAAGATGTAAAAGAGATTCTTAAAACAGATACAGTTTGAATTGAgaatttttcattttatttcaggaaTCCCAAGATTTGAAAAAAGTACGTACGATTTGTCACTGCCGCTGTGTCTGTCAAATTCACGTTTTCCTCTGGAATCAAAGCCATCGCCTCGCCCCATGCCACGCCCCCTTCCGCCGCGGCCTCCT
Proteins encoded in this window:
- the serbp1a gene encoding SERPINE1 mRNA-binding protein 1 isoform X4 — encoded protein: MPGHMQEGFGCPIANRFAGLLDNESDLFELLKQAEVKKKEAPAAGAAKTVAQAAKQPKKESQKDRKVPLADKKEETQAPVPLKKDGAGMRRMGRKPEGDGSRPQGNQGEGRPPTDRRPVDRRPPRRFERPAGEAGEKPEGGEFSVEKPIGDRLMRGRGGGARGGRGGRGRGMGRGDGFDSRGKREFDRHSGSDKSMKGEEKRGGSGPHNWGTVKDELNELDQSTVTEENPDGEEHPPGDSENKENEAEEVKDEGPKEMTLDEWKAMQDKERTKVEFNIRKVKEDDDWNKGFVLRKSKAEEKKIDLIEPEGDEPKLDDVPHFRKSTNDITSKLEINFGEASRPGRGRGGPRGGRGGRGRGGFVSETARPVRGGRTDKSSASVPNVDDPEAFPALA
- the serbp1a gene encoding SERPINE1 mRNA-binding protein 1 isoform X3, coding for MPGHMQEGFGCPIANRFAGLLDNESDLFELLKQAEVKKKEAPAAGAAKTVAQAAKQPKKESQKDRKVPLADKKEETQAPVPLKKDGAGMRRMGRKPEGDGSRPQGNQGEGRPPTDRRPVDRRPPRRFERPAGEAGEKPEGGEFSVEKPIGDRLMRGRGGGARGGRGGRGRGMGRGDGFDSRGKREFDRHSGSDKSMKGEEKRGGSGPHNWGTVKDELNELDQSTVTEENPDGEEHPPGDSENKRENEAEEVKDEGPKEMTLDEWKAMQDKERTKVEFNIRKVKEDDDWNKGFVLRKSKAEEKKIDLIEPEGDEPKLDDVPHFRKSTNDITSKLEINFGEASRPGRGRGGPRGGRGGRGRGGFVSETARPVRGGRTDKSSASVPNVDDPEAFPALA
- the serbp1a gene encoding SERPINE1 mRNA-binding protein 1 isoform X2 → MPGHMQEGFGCPIANRFAGLLDNESDLFELLKQAEVKKKEAPAAGAAKTVAQAAKQPKKESQKDRKVPLADKKEETQAPVPLKKDGAGMRRMGRKPEGDGSRPQGNQGEGRPPTDRRPVDRRPPRRFERPAGEAGEKPEGGEFSVEKPIGDRLMRGRGGGARGGRGGRGRGMGRGDGFDSRGKREFDRHSGSDKSSMKGEEKRGGSGPHNWGTVKDELNELDQSTVTEENPDGEEHPPGDSENKENEAEEVKDEGPKEMTLDEWKAMQDKERTKVEFNIRKVKEDDDWNKGFVLRKSKAEEKKIDLIEPEGDEPKLDDVPHFRKSTNDITSKLEINFGEASRPGRGRGGPRGGRGGRGRGGFVSETARPVRGGRTDKSSASVPNVDDPEAFPALA
- the serbp1a gene encoding SERPINE1 mRNA-binding protein 1 isoform X1, producing MPGHMQEGFGCPIANRFAGLLDNESDLFELLKQAEVKKKEAPAAGAAKTVAQAAKQPKKESQKDRKVPLADKKEETQAPVPLKKDGAGMRRMGRKPEGDGSRPQGNQGEGRPPTDRRPVDRRPPRRFERPAGEAGEKPEGGEFSVEKPIGDRLMRGRGGGARGGRGGRGRGMGRGDGFDSRGKREFDRHSGSDKSSMKGEEKRGGSGPHNWGTVKDELNELDQSTVTEENPDGEEHPPGDSENKRENEAEEVKDEGPKEMTLDEWKAMQDKERTKVEFNIRKVKEDDDWNKGFVLRKSKAEEKKIDLIEPEGDEPKLDDVPHFRKSTNDITSKLEINFGEASRPGRGRGGPRGGRGGRGRGGFVSETARPVRGGRTDKSSASVPNVDDPEAFPALA